Proteins from a genomic interval of Diceros bicornis minor isolate mBicDic1 chromosome 34, mDicBic1.mat.cur, whole genome shotgun sequence:
- the SLC27A5 gene encoding long-chain fatty acid transport protein 5: MDVRLRLAFLLLLLFLLPCLGQPVWPSAVALALRWLLGDSTCCVLLGLALLAWPWLGPQMPHWLSLGTAALTLALLPAQLPPGLRWLPTDVAFIIRILRLSLDTRVRLNRRPPDTFVDAFERRARAQPGRVALVWTGPGGRSVTFGELDSQACRAAWALKAELGSSEDLRAQEPVAFLVLPSQAIPALGLWLGLAKLGFPVAWINPHGRGAPLVHSVLSSGARVLVVDPDLRENLEEVLPRLQAENIRCLYLSCSSPTGGLGALGAALEEAPPDPVPADLRAEITPRSPAVFIYTSGTTGLPKPAILTHERLLQMCRMLSLSGVRDDDVVYTVLPLYHVMGLVVGVLGCLELGVTCVLAPKFSASGFWDDCRQHGVTVIHYVGEVLRYLCNTPQQPEDRTHTVRLAMGNGLQADVWETFQQRFGPIRIVEAYGSTEGNIGFLNYPGRCGALGKTSCLLRMLSPFELVQFNVEAEEPVRDSGGFCIPVGPGEAGLLLSQVLGRQPFLGYRGPREQTERKLVRNVRRRNDIYYNTGDVLAMDREGFLYFRDRLGDTFRWKGENVSTREVEGVLSLVDFLQVVNVYGVSVPGCEGKVGMAAVQLAPRQTFDGQRLYQHIRTWLPAYAAPHFIRIQDTLEITSTFKLVKSRLVREGFNVGIIADPLFVLDNQAQAFRPLTRDTYQAVCDGTWRL; the protein is encoded by the exons ATGGACGTCAGGCTGCGACTGGCCTTCTTGCTGTTGCTGCTGTTCCTGCTTCCATGCCTGGGGCAGCCAGTATGGCCTTCAGCCGTGGCCCTGGCACTGCGCTGGCTCCTAGGGGACTCCACCTGCTGTGTGCTCCTTGGCCTGGCCCTGCTGGCTTGGCCCTGGCTTGGCCCCCAGATGCCCCATTGGCTGAGTCTGGGGACCGCGGCCCTCACACTGGCCTTGCTGCCCGCACAGCTGCCTCCCGGGCTGCGCTGGCTGCCCACCGATGTGGCCTTTATCATCAGGATCCTCCGCCTGAGCCTGGACACCAGGGTGCGCTTGAACCGCCGGCCGCCCGACACCTTCGTGGATGCCTTTGAGCGGCGGGCACGAGCACAGCCAGGCCGTGTGGCCTTGGTGTGGACAGGGCCGGGGGGCCGCTCGGTCACCTTCGGGGAGCTGGATTCCCAAGCCTGCCGTGCGGCGTGGGCCCTGAAGGCCGAGCTCGGCAGCTCCGAGGACCTGCGTGCCCAGGAGCCTGTTGCCTTCCTTGTGCTGCCCTCCCAGGCCATTCCTGCCCTGGGTCTGTGGCTGGGCCTGGCCAAGCTGGGCTTCCCGGTGGCCTGGATCAATCCGCACGGCAGGGGGGCACCCCTGGTGCACTCGGTGCTGAGCTCTGGGGCTCGGGTGCTGGTGGTGGACCCAG ACCTCCGGGAGAACCTGGAGGAGGTCCTTCCCAGGCTGCAGGCAGAGAATATCCGCTGCCTCTACCTCAGCTGCTCCTCCCCCACGGGGGGCCTGGGGGCTCTGGGGGCCGCGCTTGAGGAGGCACCGCCAGACCCCGTGCCCGCTGACCTGCGTGCTGAGATCACACCACGAAGCCCTGCCGTGTTCATCTACACCTCGGGGACTACCG GGCTCCCAAAGCCAGCCATCCTCACACATGAGCGGCTGCTGCAGATGTGCAGAATGCTGTCCTTGTCTGGGGTTAGAGATGACGATGTTGTGTACACAGTCTTGCCTCTGTACCACGTGATGGGGCTTGTCGTTGGGGTCCTCGGCTGCCTGGAGCTCG gAGTGACCTGTGTCCTGGCCCCTAAGTTCTCTGCCTCTGGCTTCTGGGACGACTGCCGGCAGCATGGTGTGACTGTGATCCATTATGTGGGCGAGGTCCTGCGGTACCTGTGTAACACTCCCCAG CAACCAGAGGACCGGACACACACAGTCCGCCTGGCCATGGGCAATGGACTCCAGGCAGATGTGTGGGAGACCTTCCAGCAGCGCTTTGGCCCCATTCGGATCGTGGAAGCCTACGGCTCCACAGAAGGCAACATTGGCTTCCTCAACTATCCAGGGCGCTGTGGGGCCCTGGGCAAGACAAGCTGCCTCCTTCGA ATGCTGTCCCCCTTCGAGCTGGTACAGTTCAACGTGGAGGCCGAGGAGCCCGTGAGGGACAGTGGCGGCTTCTGCATCCCTGTGGGGCCAG GGGAGGCGGGGCTCCTGCTGTCCCAGGTGCTAGGCCGCCAGCCTTTCCTGGGCTACCGTGGGCCCCGCGAGCAGACGGAACGGAAGTTGGTGCGGAACGTGCGGCGCCGGAACGACATCTACTATAATACGGGGGACGTGCTGGCCATGGACCGCGAAGGCTTCCTCTACTTCCGTGACCGCCTCGGGGACACCTTCCG GTGGAAGGGCGAGAACGTGTCCACGCGGGAGGTGGAAGGTGTGTTGTCTCTTGTGGACTTCCTGCAGGTGGTGAACGTCTACGGTGTGTCTGTGCCAG GGTGTGAGGGCAAAGTGGGCATGGCTGCTGTGCAGCTGGCCCCCCGCCAGACCTTCGATGGGCAGAGGCTGTACCAGCACATCCGCACCTGGCTCCCTGCCTACGCTGCCCCCCATTTCATCCGTATCCAG GACACCCTAGAGATCACGAGCACATTCAAACTGGTGAAGTCCCGGTTGGTACGTGAAGGCTTCAATGTGGGCATCATTGCTGACCCCCTGTTCGTGCTGGACAACCAGGCCCAGGCCTTCCGGCCGCTGACGCGGGACACGTACCAGGCTGTGTGCGACGGAACCTGGAGACTCTAA
- the ZBTB45 gene encoding zinc finger and BTB domain-containing protein 45 isoform X1, whose amino-acid sequence MLFQMAAAEAVHHIHLQNFSRSLLETLNGQRLGGHFCDVTVRIREASLRAHRCVLAAGSPFFQDKLLLGHSEIRVPPVVPAQTVRQLVEFLYSGSLVVAQGEALQVLTAASVLRIQTVIDECTQIIARARAPAPGAPPPVPLPTPVPPPLAPAQLRHRLRHLLAARPPGHLGAAHSRKQRQPARLQLSAPPAPAKAEGSDADPTLPAVPDDGCEDDDEETDDETEGEDGEGGGPGEGQAPPSFPDCAAGFLTTAGDSAREQPPAPAALSDYGGSGRDFFRGASAAEDVFPDSYVSVWQDEDSTATEGCAAETPAPPDCVLSGRRPPGVKTPGPPVALFPFHLGAPGPPAQPPTAPSGPVPAPPPAFYSQLQPDATPSAPLGEAPAPPAAPSATAARAPGAEPPAYECSHCRKTFSSRKNYTKHMFIHSGEKPHQCAVCWRSFSLRDYLLKHMVTHTGVRAFQCAVCAKRFTQKSSLNVHMRTHRPERAPCPACGKVFSHRALLERHLAAHPAP is encoded by the exons ATGGCGGCAGCAGAGGCGGTGCACCACATCCACTTGCAAAACTTCTCTCGCTCGCTTCTGGAGACCCTCAACGGGCAGCGGCTGGGTGGCCACTTCTGCGACGTGACTGTGCGCATCCGCGAGGCTTCGCTGCGTGCACACCGCTGCGTGTTGGCCGCCGGCTCGCCCTTCTTCCAGGACAAGCTGCTGCTGGGCCACTCCGAGATCCGCGTGCCGCCGGTAGTGCCCGCGCAGACGGTGCGCCAGCTCGTCGAGTTCCTCTACAGCGGCTCGCTGGTGGTGGCGCAGGGCGAAGCGCTGCAGGTGCTCACGGCCGCGTCGGTGCTGCGCATCCAGACGGTCATCGACGAGTGCACGCAGATCatcgcccgcgcccgcgcccccgccccAGGCGCGCCCCCGCCCGTGCCCCTGCCCACGCCCGTGCCCCCGCCGCTCGCGCCCGCGCAGCTGCGCCACCGCTTGCGCCACTTGCTGGCTGCGCGCCCCCCGGGCCACCTCGGTGCTGCGCATAGCCGCAAGCAGCGCCAACCCGCACGCCTGCAGCTGTCCGCGCCCCCCGCGCCCGCCAAGGCCGAGGGGTCAGACGCTGACCCCACCCTGCCCGCGGTCCCAGACGACGGCTGTGAGGACGACGACGAGGAGACCGATGACGAGACCGAAGGCGAGGACGGCGAAGGCGGCGGCCCGGGCGAGGGCCAGGCGCCCCCTTCCTTCCCCGACTGCGCCGCCGGCTTCCTCACCACCGCCGGTGACAGCGCGCGCGAGCAGCCGCCTGCCCCCGCCGCCCTGTCTGACTACGGCGGCTCCGGGAGGGACTTCTTTCGGGGGGCTTCGGCGGCCGAGGACGTGTTCCCGGACAGCTATGTTTCCGTTTGGCAAGACGAGGATAGCACCGCCACGGAAGGCTGTGCGGCCGAGACCCCGGCCCCGCCCGACTGCGTCCTGTCGGGACGCCGCCCGCCCGGCGTGAAGACCCCCGGGCCGCCTGTCGCGCTTTTCCCCTTTCATCTGGGCGCTCCCGGGCCGCCTGCGCAACCCCCAACTGCGCCCTCGGGGCCAGTCCCTGCGCCCCCGCCCGCTTTCTACTCCCAGCTCCAACCGGACGCGACTCCCAGCGCGCCTCTGGGGGaggccccggccccgcccgccgccccctcgGCCACCGCTGCGCGCGCCCCGGGCGCCGAGCCGCCCGCCTATGAGTGCAGTCACTGCCGCAAGACGTTCAGCTCGCGGAAAAACTACACCAAGCACATGTTCATCCACTCGG GGGAGAAGCCCCACCAGTGCGCGGTGTGCTGGCGCTCTTTCTCGCTGCGCGACTACCTGCTCAAGCATATGGTCACGCACACGGGCGTGCGCGCCTTCCAGTGCGCCGTCTGCGCCAAGCGCTTCACGCAGAAGAGCTCGCTCAACGTGCACATGCGCACGCACCGGCCCGAGCGCGCGCCCTGCCCCGCCTGCGGGAAGGTTTTCTCGCACCGCGCGCTGCTCGAGCGCCACCTGGCCGCCCACCCAGCGCCCTGA
- the ZBTB45 gene encoding zinc finger and BTB domain-containing protein 45 isoform X2 — MAAAEAVHHIHLQNFSRSLLETLNGQRLGGHFCDVTVRIREASLRAHRCVLAAGSPFFQDKLLLGHSEIRVPPVVPAQTVRQLVEFLYSGSLVVAQGEALQVLTAASVLRIQTVIDECTQIIARARAPAPGAPPPVPLPTPVPPPLAPAQLRHRLRHLLAARPPGHLGAAHSRKQRQPARLQLSAPPAPAKAEGSDADPTLPAVPDDGCEDDDEETDDETEGEDGEGGGPGEGQAPPSFPDCAAGFLTTAGDSAREQPPAPAALSDYGGSGRDFFRGASAAEDVFPDSYVSVWQDEDSTATEGCAAETPAPPDCVLSGRRPPGVKTPGPPVALFPFHLGAPGPPAQPPTAPSGPVPAPPPAFYSQLQPDATPSAPLGEAPAPPAAPSATAARAPGAEPPAYECSHCRKTFSSRKNYTKHMFIHSGEKPHQCAVCWRSFSLRDYLLKHMVTHTGVRAFQCAVCAKRFTQKSSLNVHMRTHRPERAPCPACGKVFSHRALLERHLAAHPAP, encoded by the exons ATGGCGGCAGCAGAGGCGGTGCACCACATCCACTTGCAAAACTTCTCTCGCTCGCTTCTGGAGACCCTCAACGGGCAGCGGCTGGGTGGCCACTTCTGCGACGTGACTGTGCGCATCCGCGAGGCTTCGCTGCGTGCACACCGCTGCGTGTTGGCCGCCGGCTCGCCCTTCTTCCAGGACAAGCTGCTGCTGGGCCACTCCGAGATCCGCGTGCCGCCGGTAGTGCCCGCGCAGACGGTGCGCCAGCTCGTCGAGTTCCTCTACAGCGGCTCGCTGGTGGTGGCGCAGGGCGAAGCGCTGCAGGTGCTCACGGCCGCGTCGGTGCTGCGCATCCAGACGGTCATCGACGAGTGCACGCAGATCatcgcccgcgcccgcgcccccgccccAGGCGCGCCCCCGCCCGTGCCCCTGCCCACGCCCGTGCCCCCGCCGCTCGCGCCCGCGCAGCTGCGCCACCGCTTGCGCCACTTGCTGGCTGCGCGCCCCCCGGGCCACCTCGGTGCTGCGCATAGCCGCAAGCAGCGCCAACCCGCACGCCTGCAGCTGTCCGCGCCCCCCGCGCCCGCCAAGGCCGAGGGGTCAGACGCTGACCCCACCCTGCCCGCGGTCCCAGACGACGGCTGTGAGGACGACGACGAGGAGACCGATGACGAGACCGAAGGCGAGGACGGCGAAGGCGGCGGCCCGGGCGAGGGCCAGGCGCCCCCTTCCTTCCCCGACTGCGCCGCCGGCTTCCTCACCACCGCCGGTGACAGCGCGCGCGAGCAGCCGCCTGCCCCCGCCGCCCTGTCTGACTACGGCGGCTCCGGGAGGGACTTCTTTCGGGGGGCTTCGGCGGCCGAGGACGTGTTCCCGGACAGCTATGTTTCCGTTTGGCAAGACGAGGATAGCACCGCCACGGAAGGCTGTGCGGCCGAGACCCCGGCCCCGCCCGACTGCGTCCTGTCGGGACGCCGCCCGCCCGGCGTGAAGACCCCCGGGCCGCCTGTCGCGCTTTTCCCCTTTCATCTGGGCGCTCCCGGGCCGCCTGCGCAACCCCCAACTGCGCCCTCGGGGCCAGTCCCTGCGCCCCCGCCCGCTTTCTACTCCCAGCTCCAACCGGACGCGACTCCCAGCGCGCCTCTGGGGGaggccccggccccgcccgccgccccctcgGCCACCGCTGCGCGCGCCCCGGGCGCCGAGCCGCCCGCCTATGAGTGCAGTCACTGCCGCAAGACGTTCAGCTCGCGGAAAAACTACACCAAGCACATGTTCATCCACTCGG GGGAGAAGCCCCACCAGTGCGCGGTGTGCTGGCGCTCTTTCTCGCTGCGCGACTACCTGCTCAAGCATATGGTCACGCACACGGGCGTGCGCGCCTTCCAGTGCGCCGTCTGCGCCAAGCGCTTCACGCAGAAGAGCTCGCTCAACGTGCACATGCGCACGCACCGGCCCGAGCGCGCGCCCTGCCCCGCCTGCGGGAAGGTTTTCTCGCACCGCGCGCTGCTCGAGCGCCACCTGGCCGCCCACCCAGCGCCCTGA